The DNA segment CGCCCACGCCGGCACCGCCGGCCCGGTCGTCGGTCGCTGTGCCGCCGGCCACCGTCACACCGTTGCCGTTGCTTTTCTCCGTCACGGTGACCGGGCGGTACTGGAGCGCGTTGTACGTTCGCCAGAACAGATGCTCCCGGTAGTACTTCAAGCCCTCGTACAGTGCGGCCATCACGAAGATGAGCAGCATCGACCAGAGCAGCCCGCTCAGGCTATCGATTTTCCACTGCTCGAACAGAATCGTCTCATCGTAGCCGCCGTGAAACTGCAAAGGGAAACAAGCGAGCGTGGAATGAACATTGGATGCCCTCACCACCCAACCAAAGAGCACACTACTGCCACACTACACTCACCGACATCGACATCATGTGGTGCACCATTCCGGCAGGGCTGGCCGCACCCATGCCGCCGGCCGCCCCGTGATGGTGATCGTGCGCCCCATGATCCATCATCGTGTGATCGTGTGCACTGTGGTCCACTGTCCCGTGCCCGGTATGTCCTGCGTGCGCTCCTCCACTCGACATGTTTGCGTGCTGGCTGTAGTCGTGATGCTCCGAATGGTCCATAAGTAATGGGTGGTGGAGCTCGCGAACCGTCCAACGGCCGTGTACCGGGgatgatgtgtgtttgtggcttACAGCAACGTCACTTTGCCGGCTCCCTCTCTTGCGATCCCTTTTTGTTCCTGGTTCCTGGTGCTCGGTCGTCGCGGGTGCGTTTGGTCACGAGGGAAGACTAAACGTTGCTTAAAGGCCTGCAAAAGAAGTGGAAGCAAAAACCGAGACGACcgaatgaaaaataacttTTATGGAGGACATATTTCACACGCTGGGTGACGTCCGCCCATGAGCGGAAATAGGTACGAGGGTGTGGGGGGGATAATGCTTTCATAAGCAGAACGAGGTAAAAGCCAACTCCTTCTTGCTTTTTTGCACTGGTAATGACTTTTCTTTTCACCACCGGTCAAAGCCGAACCGATCTCCCAACTCAgaactctctcacacacactgacacgaAGGACCCCCGAGAGACCAACGACGTTGAGACCAAAAATTAATTGATTCCACACCATTCCAATGGTCGGTGTCGCTCCGCCAAAACGATTAGAAATGCATTCCAGCAACCCGACCGAGCAGCACACAACCCGCACGTAGCACAGCACGGATGAGTTTGCACAGTTCCCGGTTGCCCTCCCTCTTCCGCCCGTTACCGTGTCGTGTACGCGAAGAATGTCGCAAGGAATTTATCACGTTAAGAGCGTGTTCCTGCACACTTCCGGCAGAAACTCGGCGTAGATTGCGGGCACCATTCGTAGCAGATGCAGGGGAGGAGGGGAACTTTTCACTTCCGCCACTAGTAGACTAGTTTGTCTAAGCCAACGAGAGGGAAAATAGCGGTAGAATAGATACAGGGGAAGGGGCTTTGTATAACTCTCTCAGCCCCCAAAATGTGCCATCCGGCCACCGTTAATAGTGTTAGGGTACGTACCGTACCAAACCAAGGACTAAGGCCTGTGCGAGGATGCCACTTTTTCGCGCTCTCTTTGACATTTCCTCCTCGTAGGCGTTGCACACGTTTGCACAGTATTCCTTCCAGATAACAGCAAgcaaaccccaaaaaaacaaccttttaATCCCTTTCGAAAACCGGTCAAAAAGTGAAGCATTTTCACACGCCATTGGAAAAGCGCAATTCGGTGCGGAATTTGGTATTTAGTACGCATTCCGCCTGGCCTGGCCTTGCTTTATCCGTTCCTCTTCGATGGAGGAGCCGTTTCAGACAAATGCTGCCGAGGAGCCAAAAGCTCAATAGACCATAACATTGGACTTTTTTGAGGGGTTAGGAGAGCTGAAAAAAGCTATCAACACGTAGCGCGTGCCATACCATAAACAAAGGGGAAAACGGAAAgtacaaaaatgcaataattgGAAGGGATGCATGCTATTGATCGATTGCATCGTTTGAGGACATTCCTGAGCATGAATGGAGGAGAAAGGACTAACCACTAGTCTACGTTCAGTTCGGTTTGACGTTCGATGAATAGAATGTTTTCAACTCATTTGCATGAATTCGTTccccgtttttttccccccgtGGTTATGCATATGGTTAGCCTAAATTCAAACCAAATCCTTGTCCGCTTGATGTCACTTTTATAATCGATCCAATTGCCAACGATCTTCAGAACAACCCGATGAACATGATTCtaccaaaaaaacagaaaaaacaaaGCCCAATCATCTACTCCCTGCTGCTGTTTGAATAAACACTACACTCGGGCAACACCAGCCTAGTGTGTGTGGTTCTGATTTTAATTACACATTCAACATTGGTCAAATTAGTGCAATCCGTGTGCTGCATATTATGCATCGCTTACCGCACGCTACTGCATCCGAAACTGTTGGTCGTACTGAGAACATTTCTACGGTTGAATAATTTTCGTGCGAAATGCCTGTTCCAGTTTATAATAAATTCGGAGGGGCAACATTAAGCTTCCGCGATAGCCGATGAGGATGAATAGGAAGAGGAGGATGATAAAACTCATGAGTTTGAATAATAAAGCCCAAATTCAATCAGCCGAACAGGATAATTGTACTggttgtatttatttaatatattGAGCTAGTAACTGAAACGCTAAGCTCGCTAGTGAATTCGATATTAAAGGTCCAATTTACTATGCTGTGCCAACTGAAGGTCTCCAACTTTGTGCTGTGCATTGCAATCATTGTAATATTACCTAGAATTCCCAACAGCCTCATTATTAAAATCGGTGCTGGAAATTTCCATGCTCAACATCTCAAACCGCATCTACCGACTCCAATCTTTTATCTCAAAACAACTGGACCTTGTGTGTCGCAAAACGGCTTTGGCAAGAGGGCAATCAAAAACTAATGTGGTTTATCCCGACCACAATAAGCTGATAAGGTGACGAAGTAAAAGCATATTCTAGCCacttcttgctgctgctgctgctgcacaagatGGCAATTTGCATAGCTGGTGGAAGTGAGTGTTTGATTATGGTAGGGAAGagtcattttgttttacacaAGCAAACGCATCCACAGAGTCGTAGTTGGTGGGTAGGACAACTACGGACGACGGCGTGTTGACAGATTTCCCTACAGACTGGAACATCACCACCACTTGCTTGTGGATCACGGTCCGTAAAGTCCGTGTCAAGTGGGCAACACCGATGGGCAGGACACGATGTGCCACgaggtgtcagaaaaatgtataaaaatttGCATAATTCATAAGATAGAAGAAGGTTGCTGCTCCCGCTTAGTGTCGGTACTATATTTTAGTAAGCTGTCGTTACTACTGCTTCATCTCACAATCTCGCTAGCTGTATAGCTAAAAAGGCCGATAAAGTTGTAATCCGAAAGCATATCACAACACAATGCAAGGGATCTGATCTTGATGTTATCCTCCTTTGTCCTCCGCTtatattttcataatttaacGCCCAAGGAGTTAGAGTTTTACGTGACATTATTCTGACCCTGCGCTAATGCACTTCTGGTTCGTGGAATAATTACcaaagaaaaataagcaaatagaacaaaatagcaactgaagaaaaacaaatcatacAAACAATAGTGGCCGGCagaatgaaaagcaaaaaaacgcccCTTTTTGCAAGGTTTTGTTCACTTCAATGTTCACACAACCCGTCTGCACTGTTGCTGAGAACGGATGCTGCTCAGTACTGTGGCCACCCCCACTTGCCGGGTGCAGCTCGGAACGTGCACGGAATTGTTTCGATCCCGCCACCAATTAGTGACAATTGTCCATCGGCCGCAATCTGAGACGAGAGAATATCACCCTCGGGTCCCCGCATGTACAGATGGGCGCGCGAACGCGAGACGTGTGAACGCTCCCGCGATGAACCCTCTGGTCTGGTTGTGATTTGGGTGTGTCGGCATGGATTTGAATCActgcttgtttgtgtttgtggatgTGTTTCGTTCTGGTCACACACAATTCCGGTGTAGAATTTTCCCACCACTTCCGGGGTGACTGATACACGCAATCTCCCTTATCCCTTCTGTCACCCATCCGTCCGTGCGGGTCCACAATTAAGTTTGTCCGGTCCGGTCGTACGATGAGGTATtaggtgatggtggtgatgagaTTGTACGTGGCTACAGCTAACTTCATCACCAGCATCGCTACGACGGGTTGTGACGTGGTGGACGATCCCCGGCGCACCTTTTGCTGCGACCAGATACAGCTCCGACCGCAGCGCACACCTGCAGACGCCTTCGCgtatggaaattggactcgaATTAATGCAAACTTCAATTCAATTCGGAGTTCctgctttttgcttttcgaGTTCTCTTCGATTCGGAGCCCCTCGAACGGTACACAAAACCTTATCAACCACTGTCGTCGTGTGTATTTACGAACCGACGGTGTTGGTATATGGGAGTAGCTCCCGACCAGAGATCATTGTCCGGCTCTGAGGGGTTGTTTGGTGCAGGGGTTGAACACACGCTGATATTGATCATGTTTACAGCGGTACGTGTTGGGTCGGTTTCGATTGGAAAGGGGGGAGGAGTTCGCcctggggggagggggggggagtacAATATAGTAAACAAACAACGGAATCGATTGCACGAGCAAGGGTGACAGAAAGGATCCCTGTCCCTATCCTTGGCTTCCACGTTGTTTCTGATCACGTACCGATATATGGGTCAGGATGATATTTCAATTATACGAACGCCAAATGGAGGGAGCAAAAATGGAGCATCATCCCAATAGGGGGACAACCCAACAGCAAAAGAATGCGCTGTGCAGCATGTTAAAAACATGTACAGCATAACGATTAATCTGTCCATGAGGTACGGtgataattaaatttacatCCTTGATTGCAAATgcaagaagtaaaaaaaacaaaaaaaacggtgtaaCAATCGCCTGTTTTTAGCATTCTCAACTTTAACCTATAGAACAAACTATAAAGCTCCAAGCTACTTACAGGGATTGTAGGAGCAAAAGtaacaagaaaaaacacacgtaCATATATGCTGCAAGCTCAAAAGACATTCTAAGCCAACGAAGCAAGAACGGtattatatatttaaaaaaaggttgggcaacaaacaaaccctcCAAAATGAGAAATATGTACACGCCTTTCACCACCATCGTCAACGTCCTAAATTGTGAAGCGTTCCCGAAGTGCAAAAGCTCGCCCAACCAGCGAACAACATTCCAACCAACCTCCTCTCACGACGACACGGGTGGTGCTTGGGATGGGTGGCTGTGGTACACTACTACCCTGCTTGCTTCACCCGAGCTTTAGGCATTAGGAAACAACGGACGCTCGAAAATCGACCAAACTGGATGACCTTGTGTTGTGGGgcgactgactgactgactgactggtTCGTGGACGGTAAGCAAGCtctggtcgtggtggtggtggtggtagtgacTCTATCGtcgtagtagtagcagtaatTCAAAAACCAGCGTTTGGACACGCTCCCACCTTTACCAGCTTCGTACTCATAATGACTTCTTCCGAAACAGCGAGTGAAACTTCATTTATCGTGAAAAGTTTTTCATAGAAAGCCACGGCTGCTGTGGAACTGTGTTCGTTAGCTGGACCACGTTTCAACAACTTTAAGCGGGAGTGAATGAGCCAAGATCGTCGGGCTGCCCTGGACCAAATTATGTCCACCTCTTGTGGGGCCACTTGTTTTGAAGGTAGCgacaatggtggtggtgttcacAGTAAATTTGTTTCCTATTGGACGCGCTTTCAATTTCCATTTAGATTAAATTTGGTGATTGGTTTGTTGCTACCGCGCCCAAGACTGAGGAGCCCGTTAGCAAGCTGCCAATACCCCAATATCAACCCACAATCTTCCGCCTGAGCGGATTTGTCCGTTGCCGTTGCCTTCCAGCAAACTTGACGATTCTCCGCTAAAGAGTTGTTGTTCTAAACAAACAACGGTGCGCACCCACTGTTTGTGCAACGTTTAACGCATCGTTGCAAAGCTTACTTTTTCCCGCGAAGGAGCGATTATGGGGCGTAATTTCGGATTCCTTCGTGTCCTGCACAGTCCAGCAATCTACGTTTTCATCGAGCAATAATTACACTTAATTAGATCGCAACATGCTTTCGCTCCGCTAATAGCTTCATAGAATGGAAATTCTATACTTTTATTAATTCCCTTGCTCATAGCTCATAGCATACCCTGCTGCAGTGGAATTTAATGTGATGCCAAGAAGCATATTCTTGGAAAAATTGCTCAAAAAGATCAAAACCAACACGAGAAGATGCTGTcagaagcacacaaacacaaaaaaagaaccattGCAGGTTTCAAAGTTCAAATTCCATCTCTCTTCTTCTGTTCCCAATAATGTGAATACGTTCatcagaaaacaaaataattgaattttggGGAACTTCGTTAAGCAAACGATTAAGCAAGGATGAGCCtggaatgtaaaaaaatgattatctTATGTTTTTTGTCCTGATCACAAGAATGTTAGGAGATAATTACGTCCGTTTTTGTATTACACTCATtacatttattgtttaaatttaCTATTTCAGCTACACTCGTCACTAACAGAACCAGACATTCCAAATAACGCCTCATGGCAATTCCACTCCTCAATGTGGATGGATTATGAGACATCAAGATATGTACTTTCGCAGATGTCTGAAATAAACCAATGAATTTAATgtattcaataaaataaattatcaatttaattcaagttaaacaaaacatttgaaaaagaaaaaaaaacccgcaacAGTCTGAGTTTCAACAGAAGCGCGGATTTCTTTGCAATCAAAACgataaaatggaaaatgtgtcACACCTAGCCAAACACTGTCAATCGTTCCTCCAACAGCACACCTCCTCACTGGAGAGGAAATTGGGGAAAACAAATGAAGCACAAATCCAATTCCAGCTCACCGATCGACAACGTTCGCTAGTGATGTGATTTTTGATTATGTTTTCCACCTGCCGAACATAATGCGCTGCCATGTAAGCAGCTCCCAACCAAACAGCTGCTGATGTGAAACTTTCCATTCAAACCACTTATGCAACCattgataaattaaaaacttcTACAACTAACTAGCTAACCAGATAAACATGATTCAATTCAACATCTCGCGAACTCGGTGcttttatttcttgttttttccATGAATTTTGGTGCAAAACCATCGGGAATGCTGCAACTTTGTGTGCTGTCCCGCCAACTTTGGTTGATTATTTGCGGGGGATGGATAGGgggtgaaagagagagagagagagagagagagagagagagagagagagagagagagagagagagagagagagagaacctcttcaaaatggcaaaataaatcgaatcgaatATTCGCTGCCCGATCAACCTTGGGGTTGAGAAGAAAAAGCGTACGAAACTTTCTACAGCAAGCCCAACACTCGCGCTGCGCCGGATCCTTGCGATCCTTGGATGCTGCCCCGGGCACAATGTGATTGCTGCAGGCGTTCTCGGTCCTTTCCACTATCCACCAAAATATATTCCTCTAATTCGGAGCAGATTTTGCACCACCATACGAACTCAAACTCGGTGGGGGGGGCAAATACTATTGGACGGAACGAACGAAATGGGAGCAAATTGGAATGAACTATCCATTCTGTTATTGGAGAGACTTGTTCAACAAACTATGCGAAATGTGAatcatgtttaattaaatACGATAAATTTCTCCCACCGCTCGTTTGCAGGAAGCGATGGGAACGGGAATGCTGCAGCAATCGAAGGGTAAATATgagtaaaaatagaaaaacgttttaaaatcaataaaagaGCAGTGCTGCACACGTCGGCCACAACAGGGAGCTCGAATTATCAAGATAGATAGACATTATTTCAGTATGGAGAGTAAATAGAAGTAAATTATTAAGCTAACTAAGCTTTATTAAGTTTATTTCTTCTGTTTCGAGGGATTTCATTTTTAAGATCTTTGTTGCTATCTCACAGCAAGTACAATAATCGGAAACGTTTATGAGTTATCGTTGTCTCTTGTGTTAATTTCGCCGACACAACAGGCATAAGAAATACTTAAAAAGCACTACTCGCACTTCAGCAGTTATGAATCGCACAGAAAATGAGGGGCAgatacagtcgttgccgctagATTTTCGCTGTAAAGCAtctatttttgacagtgtgcatcaatgTTTGCCTCTAAGGCATACGCTTTTGACAATGCGCACCAgtttttgactctaacgcacctatttttgtctgtaacaatggggcccttcacgattctagtcagcttttggtgtggagtttgacagttggaggctgaaatcatgtaaacactccatacaaaaccacacacaaaactagcctgcaattttcagcctagattattctagcctcaaaactagaattagattcgagtacctgctcaaaaaatttggcaaaacaaggtgatgtttacatttaccccaaggtgcattaaagagatctggtgatggattccagaatcaaagtgtatgtagtacaggtggtctcatagcatgtttttataatcaaatttgaatatcactttttgacagaacgggtgaaaacttttgctctgacaagctttctggaggcttgatgaatacacaaaacactcttaaaatctttatagataagcagaagcgataaaaatcagcctctaaattcatacaccttggaataagcccacctgttaactatacccacttagatagctgctcgaaaactgctatacaatgcaaaccagctgacaggctgaaatttcagcctacgatcttaaaacggaaagggccccaatgttTGATTATCGTAGGAATCATGATACATTTACAAGGTATGTTAGCAGATTTATGAAAACTGTAATTTGACAGCATAAAAACACTACAAAAATCGTGCAATTTGAAGGCAATTTTAAAAACTAATGAGATTCAATAAATTATCAAGGAATTGTTTACACTTGAAAAAACATGCCAAATCTTTTGCACTccatgaaaaattaaaattggcaaaataattttaatattttaatttctattaattaaattattaactgcttaacataaatttaataCTGTTCAGAACAGACAGTTTCAGATATCAAGTAA comes from the Anopheles coluzzii chromosome 2, AcolN3, whole genome shotgun sequence genome and includes:
- the LOC120961728 gene encoding high affinity copper uptake protein 1 isoform X1, translating into MDHSEHHDYSQHANMSSGGAHAGHTGHGTVDHSAHDHTMMDHGAHDHHHGAAGGMGAASPAGMVHHMMSMSFHGGYDETILFEQWKIDSLSGLLWSMLLIFVMAALYEGLKYYREHLFWRTYNALQYRPVTVTEKSNGNGVTVAGGTATDDRAGGAGVGDGLNGASGTGTSAEEGARIVHMVGEVIHKQPSQYRPTMLSLMHLFQTLLHILQVTLSFLLMLIFMTYNTWLCLAVVLGAALGYFLFGWKKSVIVDVTEHCH
- the LOC120961728 gene encoding high affinity copper uptake protein 1 isoform X3, with the translated sequence MDHSEHHDYSQHANMSSGGAHAGHTGHGTVDHSAHDHTMMDHGAHDHHHGAAGGMGAASPAGMVHHMMSMSFHGGYDETILFEQWKIDSLSGLLWSMLLIFVMAALYEGLKYYREHLFWRTYNALQYRPVTVTEKSNGNGVTVAGGTATDDRAGGAGVGDGLNGASGTGTSAEEGARIVQPTMLSLMHLFQTLLHILQVTLSFLLMLIFMTYNTWLCLAVVLGAALGYFLFGWKKSVIVDVTEHCH
- the LOC120961728 gene encoding high affinity copper uptake protein 1 isoform X2, yielding MDHSEHHDYSQHANMSSGGAHAGHTGHGTVDHSAHDHTMMDHGAHDHHHGAAGGMGAASPAGMVHHMMSMSFHGGYDETILFEQWKIDSLSGLLWSMLLIFVMAALYEGLKYYREHLFWRTYNALQYRPVTVTEKSNGNGVTVAGGTATDDRAGGAGVGDGLNGASGTGTSAEEGARIVHMVGEVIHKQPPTMLSLMHLFQTLLHILQVTLSFLLMLIFMTYNTWLCLAVVLGAALGYFLFGWKKSVIVDVTEHCH